Part of the Sphingomonas sp. KR3-1 genome is shown below.
CCGAGCACGTCCGCAGCCGGAATGCGAAGCGTTCGTACGCCGCGTAGCGTGAGCCAGGCATCGCGCTCGGCGTCCCGAGCAGGGCGATCCCCGTGCCCATGCGCCTCGCCGTCGACTTCGATCGCCAGACGGGCGGCATCGCAGTAAAAATCGAGCACATAGAGGCCGGCGGGATGCTGCCGTCTGAACTTGAGGCCGTCGGGGTGCTTGCGCAGTTCGCGCCATAGCAGCGCTTCCGGCAAGGACATCTCGCGGCGCAGGCGTTTCGCGCGCTGGATCGTCTTTGGCGGGCCGGAGACTTCCATGGCAAACCCCCTCCACCAGCCTGCGGCTGGTCCCCCTCCCCCTCCGGGGGAGGACTAGCGACGCCGCTACTCCTCCGTCCGCAACAACACCGCCTCGCCGATCATCAGGAACAGCAGGAACGGTGCCCAGGCGGCGAGGAAGGGCGGGTAGGCGCCGAGATTGCCCATCGCCAGCGCGAAATTGTCCGCGACGAAGTACAAGAACCCCAGCGCCATGCCGATCACGGCGCGGACGAACAGCTTGCCCGAGCGCGCCAGGCCGAAGCCGGCGACGGCGCCAAGCAGCGGCATCAGGATCGCCGAGAGCGGCCCGGAGAGCTTGTGCCACAGCGCGCCTTCCAGCGCGTCGGTCTGGCGGCCTGCCACCTTCAGGTCGGCGATCGCCTGGTAGAGCGGCATGAACCCCATCGAATCCGCATCGACATGGGCGAGGGTGAACTGGTCCGGCCGGATGTTGCGGCCGATCACCAGGCTGCCGACCTTGGCCTTCTGGCCGGTGGCGACGGTGAAGCGCTCGGCATTGTCCACGCGCCAGCCATTGCCGTCGCGCACGCCGTGCGGGGCGGTCAGGATGCCGGTCAGCGAGCGGTCCTGCCGCTCATAGACGGTGATGCCATAGAGCTGCGCCGCATTGCCGCGCCCGCGCACCTGCTGCACCTGGATCAGGTTGTTGTCGCCCTTCACCCACACATTGCTGCGGTCGCCGCGGTCGATCGGCAGCGGGGCGTAGGAGACCTTCTTCCACTGCTCGAGCGTCGCGGTGGAGCGCGTGACGATGCGGTCGTTGAACGCGAAGGAAATCGCCGCCACCGCGATGCCGGTCAGCAGCAGCGGCGCCAGGATCTGGTGCGCGGAAAGGCCCGATGCCTTCATCGCGGTCACTTCGCTGTTCTGGTTGAGCTGGAACAGCGTCAGGATCGAGCCGAGCAGCACCGAATAGGGCAGGAAGGTCGCCGCGATCTGCGGCGTGCGCAGGCCGACATAGCGCCAGATCTCGGCATCGCCATTGCCGGCATAGGCCAGCACCGCGCCGCTCTCGGTCAGCAGGTCGAGCGACTGGAGGATGAGCACCAGCGCGCCGAGGATCGAGAAGGTGCGCACCAGGAACATCTTCGCCATGTAGAGCGACATGGTGCGCGACGGGAAAAGGCCGGTCAGGATCATGCGGCGGCCCCATCGGCCAGATGCGGCTTGCGGCGGCGGCCCGGCACGAAGCGCAGGATCGCCTTGGTGAGCTTCTCGAACGCCTTCTCGAGCCCGCCGATCGGCTGGGCGCCGGGCACATAGGCGATCTGATAGTACATCCAGATCACCAGCGCCGCGAACAGCGAGAACGGGCCCCATAGCGCGATGATCGGATCGATCTTGCCGCCGCTGCCGAACGATTGCCCGAACTCGTTGATCTTGTGATAGGTCACGATCATCACGATCGACAGGAAGATGCCCAGCGCCGAGGTCGAGCGCTTGGGCGGCACGCCCAGCGCCACGGCGAGCAGCGGCAGCAGGAACATCGACGCGACTTCGGCCAGGCGGAAGTGGAAGGCCGCGCGGCTGGTCTCGCGATCCTCGACGCTCGACTTGGGGTTGCGGCCGATCACCGCGAGCTCGGGCAGGGTGCGCTCGATATTCTTGCCGCCGCGGGTGCGGAACTGCTCATATTTGGGCAGCGGGATCGGCAGATTGTGCGTGGTGAAGGTCAGCACGCGCGGCACCGGCGAGCCCTTGTCCTGGTGGACCAGCGTGCCGTTCTGCAGGCGGAAGATGATCACGTCCGGATCGTCGGAGCGCAGGAACTGGCCGCTCTGGGCCGTCACCGCCACCGGGGTGCCGTCCTTGGTCATCATCTGCACGAAGATGCCCGAGAGCTTGCGGCCCTCGTCCTTGCTCTCCTCGATGCGCAGCGTCATCTTCTGGCCGAAGCTGGTGAACTCGCCCACCTTGATCGAGGCGCCGAGCGCGCCCGAGCGCAGCTCGAAGCGCAGCTGCTCGTAATTGTAGCGCGAGGTCGGCTGGATGTAGCCGACGATGGCGAGGTTCAGGATCGCCAGCGCGAAGGCGTACATGTACGGCACCTTGAGCAGCCGCGTGTAGCTCATCCCCACGCCGCGCAGCACGTCGAGCTCGGACGAGGTGGCGAGGCGGCGGAAGGCGAGCAGGCAGCCCAGCATCAGGCCGATCGGAATGCCCAGGCCCAGATATTCGGGCAGCAGGTTGGCGAGCATCCGCCAGACGACGCTCACCGGCCCGCCCTCGGTCGCCACGAACTCGAACAGGCGCAGCATGCGGTCGAGCACCAGCAGCATCGCCGAGATCAGCAATGTGGAGATCAGCGGCACTGCGATCAGCCGCGCCAGGTAGCGATCGATCGAGTTCATCTGCGCGCGACGGTTGCCTTGTTCTCTCGCCGGCGCGTGCGGGGCGCCGCTTCAGTGAACCGCAAGCCTATACTCGCGGTTCCGTCGCGCGCCAGCAGGAAAGTTGCGCGACGTCGCGGAATGGGCGCGATTGCGCACCGTCGCGGCGCAGCGGCCGCGGCGCGCGCTGCAAATGGGGTGACGAAATTGCGACACTCGCTTATGGGGCGGCGATGCATTTCCTAGATCAGGCCAAGATTTTCGTCCGTTCCGGCTCGGGCGGCCCCGGCGCGGTGAGCTTCCGGCGCGAGAAGTTCATGGAATATGGCGGGCCCGACGGCGGCAATGGCGGCAAGGGCGGCGACATCATCTTCGAAGCGGTCGCCGGCCTCAACACGCTGATCGACTTCCGCTACACCCAGCATTTCCGGGCGCAGCGCGGCCATGGCGGCTCGGGCGCGAACCGCACCGGCGGCGGGGGCGACGATCTGGTCATCAAGGTGCCGATCGGCACCCAGGTACTCGCCGATGACGAGGAGCGCACGCTGCTGCTCGACCTCACCAAGGAGGGCGAGCGCGTCGTCTTCCTGCGCGGCGGCGATGGCGGCCGCGGCAATGCCAGCTACAAGACCAGCACCAACCGCGCGCCGCGGCAGCACGGCACCGGCTGGCCGAACGAGGAAGCCTATGTCTGGCTGCGCCTCAAGCTGCTCGCCGATGCCGGGTTGGTCGGCCTGCCCAATGCCGGCAAGTCGACCTTCATCAACCAGGTGACCAACGCCCAGGCCAAGGTCGGCGCCTATGCCTTCACCACCACGCGCCCGCAGCTCGGCGTGGTCCGCCACAAGATGCAGGAATTCGTCGTCGCCGACATTCCTGGCCTGATCGAAGGCGCCGCGGAGGGGGCGGGCATCGGCGACCGGTTCCTCGGCCATATCGAGCGCTGCCGCGTGCTGCTCCACCTGGTCGACGCCAACGATGCCGACGTGGCCGAGAGCTACCGCATCGTGCAGTCCGAGCTCGAGAATTACGGCGCTGGCCTCACCGACAAGCCGGTGATCGTCGCGCTCAACAAGATCGACACGCTCGACGACGAGCTGATCGCGGCGCTCTCCGCCGAGCTCGAGGAAGCCAGCGGACATCCCGTGATTCCGATTTCGGGCGCCAGCGGCGTCGGCGTCGACTGGGTGCTCGACCAGCTGCTCGAAGCGATCGGCAGTGACCACGGCAAGGTCGACGAGGACGACGAGGGCGAGGAAGCGATAGAGTGGTCGCCGGTCTGACCTGAAAATCCTCTCCCGGAGGGGGAGGGGGACCGCCGAAGGCGGTGGAGGGGGCTAGCCGCGAGCGAACTCGACGATGTGGCGCGTGACCGCGCCATATCCTCAAGAACTCCTCGCGCCGGCAATCGAAGCGCCCGCTCGCGCCAGAGTAAGGCTTCCGGCAGCGACATCTCGTGCCGCAGTCGCTTCGCAAGTTTGATCGTTCCTAGCGGGCCGGTGACCTCCACGGCAAACCCCCTCAACCAGCCTGCGGCTGGTCCCCCTCCTCCTCCTCCGGGGGAGGATCGGATACTGCGCTCGCCCGGCGGCTGTGCAATTGCCTCCGGACCCAGCTTGATCCGACTTGGGCAAATCATTTGGCGGACCTGCACGCTGGCTCTCACCCAGCTCGCCCACCGCATGGCTGGTGATTTAGCAGCGCTTTGCGGCGCCCCAAGCATATCCGCGTTGGCGCTCTCGCTATCCCGCGCTAACGCCTCCTGATGTCGCTCTTCCCGCCCGCATCCTGCCCGCGCATCGTCGTCAAGATCGGTTCGGCCCTGCTGGTCGATCCGGACGGCAGCGTGCGCCGTGGCTGGCTGGAGGGCATCGCCGCCGATATCGCCGCGCGGGTGCGCGAGGGGCAGCAGGTCGCGGTGGTCTCCTCGGGCGCGATCGCGCTGGGGGCCCGCCGGCTCAAGCTCGCCAAGGGCGGCCGTGCCAGCCTGGAGGATGCGCAGGCAGCCGCTGCTACCGGCCAGATCGAGCTGAGCCGCGTCTGGGCCGATGTCCTCGGTGCCAACGGCCTCACCGCCGCACAGATGCTCGTCACGCTCGGTGACCTCGAAGACCGCCGCCGTTACCTCAACGCCGCCGCCACGCTCGATCGGCTGCTCGGCCTCGGCGTCGTGCCGGTGCTCAACGAGAACGACAGCGTCGCCACCGAGGAAATCCGCTTCGGCGACAACGACCGCCTCGCCGCGCGCGTCGCCCAGGCGGCGGGGGCGGGGGGCGTCGTCCTGCTCTCCGATATCGACGGGCTGTACGACCGCAACCCCGCGCTTCCCGGCGCGCAGCACATCGCCAGGGTCGAGCGGATCGACGGCGCGATCGAGGCGATGGCCGACAAGGGCAGCGCCTCCGGCATGGGCTCGGGCGGTATGGTCTCGAAGATCGCCGCCGCGCGCATCGCCAATGCCGCGGGCGCGCATCTCGCCATCGCCTCGGGCCGGGTCGCGCATCCGCTTGCCGCCGAAGCGCGTAACACGCTGTTCGTGGCGGAGAAGTCCGCCCCCGCCCGCAAGGCTTGGCTGGCCGGCGGCATCACCGCGCACGGCACGATCCATGTCGATGCCGGCGCGGCCAGGGCGCTGGGGCAGGGCCGCAGCCTGCTCGCCGCCGGCGCTACTCGCGTCGAGGGCGAGTTCGCCCGCGGCGACCTGGTCGTGATCGCCGGGCCGGACGGCAAGCCGCTCGCCCGCGGCCTCGCCGAATATCCCGCGGAAGACGCCGCCCGCATCCTTGGTCGCCGGGGCGAGGAGCAGGCGGAGCTGCTCGGCTACGCCCCGCGCTCGACACTCGTCCACCGCAGCCATATGGCGCTGCTGTAATGGCCGCTTCCCTTTCTGTTTCCTTTTCCCCGGCGAAGGCCGTGGCCCAGCCTCAGCGTCCCAGACTGAAAGTCTGGGCCTCGGCCTCCGCCGGGGAAAGAAGAGGGGAGGTCGGCTGATGGCGACGATCGCGCTAACCGGCGGCACCGGCTTTGTCGGCACCCGCCTGATCGCCCTCGCGCTCGAGGCGGGTCACCAGGTCCGCGCGCTCACGCGCCGCCCGCAGGCCGAGCGGGCGAACATCACCTGGGTGCAGGGCGACTTGAACAACACCCAGGCGCTCGCCGAGCTGTGCGAAGGTGCCGATGCGGTGATCCACGTCGCCGGCGTGGTCAACGCGCCTGACAAGGCCGGCTTTGCCGCCGGCAATATCGACGGCACGCGCAACATGCTGGAGGCCGCCAAGGCGAAGGGCGTGCGCCGCTTCGTCCATGTCTCCTCGCTCGCGGCCCGCGAGCCCGAACTCTCCGCCTATGGCTGGTCCAAGGCCGAGGGCGACAAGCTCGTGATGGCCTCGGGGCTCGACTGGGCGATGGTCCGCCCGCCGGCGATCTACGGCCCCGGCGACCTCGAGATGCTCGAGCTGTTCAAGCTGGCGAAAAAGGGCCTCGCGCTGATGCCGCGCGGCGGCCGCATCTCGCTGATCGAGGTCGGCGATCTCGGCCGGCTCCTGCTCGCGCTCGCCACCACCGATGGCTGCAACCAGATCCTCGACGCTGACGACGGCACGGCGGGCGGCTGGAGTCACAAGCAGTTCGCCGAGGCGATCGGCGCGGCGCTCGGCAAGCGCGTCGCCAGCTTTGCGCTCCCGCGCCCGCTGCTGATGGCCGGCGCGCATCTCGATCGGCTGGTCCGCGGCAAGAACGCCAAGCTCACGCCCGACCGCGTCGCCTATTTCTGCCACCAGGACTGGGTGATCGATTCCACCAGGCGCCCGCCCGCCAATCTCTGGACGCCCCAGGTCGAAACCGATGCCGGCCTCGCGGCCACCGCCGCCTGGTATCGCGCGCAGGGGCTTCTATAGTTTCGGCGCACGGGAAGTGAAGTAAGGCTATAGATAGTTATATATCCATTTCAGTTCATTTCAGGAATAGCTACTGTTCATGATAATATTCGCCTTGTCGATTGGACGACTCGGGGGATGTCATGAAAAATTCATCGCAAGTTATTGTTGCATGTGGTTTTCTTGCTATTGGTGGGCTGGGGAGTACGGCAGCGCAGGCGCAGGCTAGCAGGACCTGGGTGTCCGGAGTTGGCGACGACGCCAATCCCTGCAGCCGGACTGCGCCGTGCAAGACGTTTGCGGGCGCAATTTCGAAGACGGCGACCGGGGGCGAGATCAACTGCCTGGATTCGGGTGGCTTTGGTACCCTGACCATCACCAAGTCGATTACGATTCTCTGCGACGGCGTGGTCGGCGGCGTCCTTGCCTCTGGAACCAACGGCATCAACATCAACGATGGTGGCGCGGGTACTGCGCGCGTGTTTCTGCGCGGGCTGGAGATCAACGGGTTCGGCACGGGCCTGGTGGGCATCAACTTTGTTTCGGGCGCCTCACTGGTGGTCGAGGATGTGGCGATCTTCGGCTTCAACAGCGGCAGCGCAACGGGTATCCGCTTCGCGCCGACCACAGCCGCGCAGCTTCAGGTAAACGGCGTCACGACAACGGGGAACGGCACCACGGGCACGGGCGGTGGCGTCGTCATCCAGCCGAGCGGCGGCGGGGCAGTCCGCGCTTCGTTCCGCAATCTCAATTCGAACGCCAATACAAATGCCGGGCTGATGCTCGACACGGGCTCGTCCACTGCGGCCTCGGGCATCAACGTCAACATCACGAGCAGTATATTCTCCGGCAACAATTCCGGTATCGTCTCGAACGGCACGGGCACCTTCTCGACGATGATCATCAGCGGATCGAGCGTGAACAGCAACAGTGGCACCGGTATCGTTTCGAGCGGCTTCAGCTCGACTGTCCTTGTCGGCACCACCACCATTTCGGGCAATGGGCTGGGAGTCGGCGGCAGCTCGGCCCTCTACAGCTCGGGCAACAATCAGCTTGACGGCAACCCGAACTATGCAGCGCCCAACAACGGCAGCTTCACAGCGCCCGTACAGCCACCGCAATAAGCCGCGAAGCGGACGGAGCGGTCCGACGACCGCTCCGTCCATTTGCGTCCTAAAAGGGAAGGAGACGCACGCATCGCGCATGCGCTGAGGACGCGCATGCTCAAGCTCATCATCTGGGACCTCGACGACACGCTCTGGGCCGGCACGCTCGCCGATGGCGATGCCGTGCAGCTCCACCAGCACCGCGCCGAGCTGGTCCGCGCCTTCAACGCGCGCGGGATCGTCTCCTCGATCTGCTCGAAGAACGATCGGGCCACCGCCCAGGCGAAGCTGACCGAGCTCGGCCTGTGGGACGCGTTCGTCTTCCCCCACATCGCCTTCACCCCCAAGCCCGAGGCGATCCGTGCGATCCTCGCGGACATGCAGCTGCGCGCGCCCGACGTCCTCTTCGTCGACGACAACCCGCTCAACCTGCGCGAAGTCGCCCACGCGATCCCCGACCTCCAGCTGCTCGACATCACGCAGCCGGGCGCCGACGACCATCTCGCCGGCCTGCTCGCGACCACTCCGCCGGGCAAGAGCCGCGTCGAGCGCTACCGCATGCTCGAGCGCCGCAAGGCCGATCGCGCCGCGCTGCCCGCGCTGTCCAATCATGATTTCCTGCGCAGCTGCGGGATCCACGCCACCGCGCCCTATCTCATGGACAATCTCGACTTCGCGCCGCGCATCGCCGACTTGGTCAACCGCTCGAACCAGCTCAACTATACCGGCTCGCGCGTCGAGCAGGCGCAGCTCGAGGCCGACATCATCGATGTCGTCGCCTATGACAGCTGGTCGATCTTCGCCTGGGACGCCTATGGCCGCCACGGCCTGGTCGGCTTCGTCATGGTCGATCGTGCCGCCGGGCGCTTCGTCCATTTCACTTTCTCGTGCCGGATCATGCACATGGGCGTGGAAGCGTATGCGCTGTCCAAGGTCCGTGAGAAGTGGCCGGATATCGACACCGGCAGCTGGGATTTCGACCGCACCGATCCCGACTGGATCGCCGACAGCGATTTCAACGATCCCGCGGTCCGCGCCACGATCCTCGCCGAGCAGGCGCCGCAGTTGATGCCCGATCCGGCGATCCGCATCCTGTTCGACTGCCAGTCCGGCGGCATCGCGCATTTCAGCCGTTTCCGTCCCGCGATCGAGTTCGATCACCATCCGCGCGTCTTCGCGATGCGGATGATGGACGATGGCAGCTGGCAGGACCAAAGCTTCCCGCCCTTCCTCGTCTATGGCGCCGCGGTCGATTATCTCGACAATCGCTGGGGCGAGCGCTGGCCGCTGGTCGATATCGGCCTCTACCAGACCTGCGTCGTCCGCACGCTGATCATGCTGCTCGAGCAGGATCGCCGCATGCTCGTCGTCCTCCCGCCCGAGGACGCGCCGGCGGACAAGTACCGCGCCGGCCTCAACCTCACGCCCGAGCGCTGTCGTCGCCTCAACGCGATCTGGCGCCAGGCCGCGCGCGAGAATCCCGAGCGTCTCTGGATACTCGACATCGCCGATATCGCCGGCGCGGACGAGATGGCCGACGTCACCCATCTCCATGCCGGCCTGCTCCGCAAGATTGCCGGCCAGGTCGATTGCTGGATCGACGCGGTCGCGCTGGGTGGAGGCGCGCGCGAGGCAGCCTAGGGGATGATGACGTCGGTCCCCGCCTTCACCCGGTCGAGCGCGATCAGCGAGCGATAGCTGGCGATAAACGCATTCTCCGAGAACAGCCGCTTGGTCAG
Proteins encoded:
- the lptF gene encoding LPS export ABC transporter permease LptF, which translates into the protein MNSIDRYLARLIAVPLISTLLISAMLLVLDRMLRLFEFVATEGGPVSVVWRMLANLLPEYLGLGIPIGLMLGCLLAFRRLATSSELDVLRGVGMSYTRLLKVPYMYAFALAILNLAIVGYIQPTSRYNYEQLRFELRSGALGASIKVGEFTSFGQKMTLRIEESKDEGRKLSGIFVQMMTKDGTPVAVTAQSGQFLRSDDPDVIIFRLQNGTLVHQDKGSPVPRVLTFTTHNLPIPLPKYEQFRTRGGKNIERTLPELAVIGRNPKSSVEDRETSRAAFHFRLAEVASMFLLPLLAVALGVPPKRSTSALGIFLSIVMIVTYHKINEFGQSFGSGGKIDPIIALWGPFSLFAALVIWMYYQIAYVPGAQPIGGLEKAFEKLTKAILRFVPGRRRKPHLADGAAA
- a CDS encoding endonuclease domain-containing protein; translated protein: MEVSGPPKTIQRAKRLRREMSLPEALLWRELRKHPDGLKFRRQHPAGLYVLDFYCDAARLAIEVDGEAHGHGDRPARDAERDAWLTLRGVRTLRIPAADVLGDLDAVLRHIEATARG
- the lptG gene encoding LPS export ABC transporter permease LptG, with the protein product MILTGLFPSRTMSLYMAKMFLVRTFSILGALVLILQSLDLLTESGAVLAYAGNGDAEIWRYVGLRTPQIAATFLPYSVLLGSILTLFQLNQNSEVTAMKASGLSAHQILAPLLLTGIAVAAISFAFNDRIVTRSTATLEQWKKVSYAPLPIDRGDRSNVWVKGDNNLIQVQQVRGRGNAAQLYGITVYERQDRSLTGILTAPHGVRDGNGWRVDNAERFTVATGQKAKVGSLVIGRNIRPDQFTLAHVDADSMGFMPLYQAIADLKVAGRQTDALEGALWHKLSGPLSAILMPLLGAVAGFGLARSGKLFVRAVIGMALGFLYFVADNFALAMGNLGAYPPFLAAWAPFLLFLMIGEAVLLRTEE
- a CDS encoding HAD family hydrolase, producing MLKLIIWDLDDTLWAGTLADGDAVQLHQHRAELVRAFNARGIVSSICSKNDRATAQAKLTELGLWDAFVFPHIAFTPKPEAIRAILADMQLRAPDVLFVDDNPLNLREVAHAIPDLQLLDITQPGADDHLAGLLATTPPGKSRVERYRMLERRKADRAALPALSNHDFLRSCGIHATAPYLMDNLDFAPRIADLVNRSNQLNYTGSRVEQAQLEADIIDVVAYDSWSIFAWDAYGRHGLVGFVMVDRAAGRFVHFTFSCRIMHMGVEAYALSKVREKWPDIDTGSWDFDRTDPDWIADSDFNDPAVRATILAEQAPQLMPDPAIRILFDCQSGGIAHFSRFRPAIEFDHHPRVFAMRMMDDGSWQDQSFPPFLVYGAAVDYLDNRWGERWPLVDIGLYQTCVVRTLIMLLEQDRRMLVVLPPEDAPADKYRAGLNLTPERCRRLNAIWRQAARENPERLWILDIADIAGADEMADVTHLHAGLLRKIAGQVDCWIDAVALGGGAREAA
- the proB gene encoding glutamate 5-kinase, which produces MSLFPPASCPRIVVKIGSALLVDPDGSVRRGWLEGIAADIAARVREGQQVAVVSSGAIALGARRLKLAKGGRASLEDAQAAAATGQIELSRVWADVLGANGLTAAQMLVTLGDLEDRRRYLNAAATLDRLLGLGVVPVLNENDSVATEEIRFGDNDRLAARVAQAAGAGGVVLLSDIDGLYDRNPALPGAQHIARVERIDGAIEAMADKGSASGMGSGGMVSKIAAARIANAAGAHLAIASGRVAHPLAAEARNTLFVAEKSAPARKAWLAGGITAHGTIHVDAGAARALGQGRSLLAAGATRVEGEFARGDLVVIAGPDGKPLARGLAEYPAEDAARILGRRGEEQAELLGYAPRSTLVHRSHMALL
- the obgE gene encoding GTPase ObgE, with protein sequence MHFLDQAKIFVRSGSGGPGAVSFRREKFMEYGGPDGGNGGKGGDIIFEAVAGLNTLIDFRYTQHFRAQRGHGGSGANRTGGGGDDLVIKVPIGTQVLADDEERTLLLDLTKEGERVVFLRGGDGGRGNASYKTSTNRAPRQHGTGWPNEEAYVWLRLKLLADAGLVGLPNAGKSTFINQVTNAQAKVGAYAFTTTRPQLGVVRHKMQEFVVADIPGLIEGAAEGAGIGDRFLGHIERCRVLLHLVDANDADVAESYRIVQSELENYGAGLTDKPVIVALNKIDTLDDELIAALSAELEEASGHPVIPISGASGVGVDWVLDQLLEAIGSDHGKVDEDDEGEEAIEWSPV
- a CDS encoding NAD(P)H-binding protein; this translates as MATIALTGGTGFVGTRLIALALEAGHQVRALTRRPQAERANITWVQGDLNNTQALAELCEGADAVIHVAGVVNAPDKAGFAAGNIDGTRNMLEAAKAKGVRRFVHVSSLAAREPELSAYGWSKAEGDKLVMASGLDWAMVRPPAIYGPGDLEMLELFKLAKKGLALMPRGGRISLIEVGDLGRLLLALATTDGCNQILDADDGTAGGWSHKQFAEAIGAALGKRVASFALPRPLLMAGAHLDRLVRGKNAKLTPDRVAYFCHQDWVIDSTRRPPANLWTPQVETDAGLAATAAWYRAQGLL